Proteins co-encoded in one Malus sylvestris chromosome 9, drMalSylv7.2, whole genome shotgun sequence genomic window:
- the LOC126634616 gene encoding sm-like protein LSM1B, with protein sequence MSWAGPEDVYLSTSLASYLDKKLLVLLRDGRKLLGILRSFDQFANAVLEGACERAIVGDLYCDIPLGLYVIRGENVVLIGELDSEREELPPHMTRVSAAEIKRAQKAEREASDLKGTMRKRMEFLDMD encoded by the exons ATGTCTTGGGCAGGCCCAGAAGATGTCTACCTTTCCACTTCTCTTGCTAGCTACCTTGACA AGAAGCTTCTTGTGCTGCTCCGTGATGGTCGAAAACTTTTGGGGATACTTCGGTCTTTTGATCAATTCG CCAATGCCGTTCTTGAGGGTGCATGTGAGAGAGCCATTGTTGGGGATCTTTACTGTGACATCCCCTTGGGTCTTTACGTCATCCGTGGGGAGAATGTTGTTCTAATTGGCGAGCTG GATTCGGAAAGGGAGGAACTTCCACCACACATGACTCGCGTTTCAGCTGCAGAAATTAAAAGG GCACAGAAAGCAGAAAGAGAAGCTTCTGATCTTAAAGGTACAATGAGAAAAAGAATGGAGTTCCTTGATATGGATTAA
- the LOC126633826 gene encoding protoporphyrinogen oxidase 1, chloroplastic-like: MSHPNLDSTVARYCPLWAYYSLRLSLAARTFLLCRFAGKGIGFWDLWEGGGRRKGGETKKKMFTSVDCVVVSGGISGLCIAQVLATKHGDAVPIVIVTEAKDQVGGNIITVEKDGYAGAVTRLRLERKDPTKLSRGFGEDKQAGVYRIK; the protein is encoded by the exons ATGTCACATCCCAatctcgactccaccgtagcacgatattgtccgctttgggcttactaTTCCCTCAGGCTTagtttggcagctcggact tttctgCTTTGCAGGTTCGCCGGCAAAGGAATTGGGTTTTGGGATTTGTGGGAAGGAGGGGGAAGAAGAAAGGGAGGggaaacgaagaagaagatgttCACCTCTGTTGACTGCGTGGTGGTGAGCGGTGGAATCAGTGGGCTCTGCATCGCTCAGGTGCTGGCTACCAAGCACGGCGACGCCGTTCCGATTGTCATAGTCACGGAGGCTAAGGACCAGGTGGGAGGTAACATCATCACCGTCGAGAAGGACGGCTATGCTGGAGCAGTGACACGGCTGCGTCTGGAGAGGAAGGACCCGACTAAACTGTCCCGTGGTTTTGGAGAGGATAAACAAGCGGGTGTTTACCGTATAAAGTAG